In Candidatus Bathyanammoxibius amoris, the following proteins share a genomic window:
- a CDS encoding DHH family phosphoesterase produces the protein MIKDTHVILGCGPAGIDIARKLCEDGNKVVVYENDPDILDRLRKLNLGIETVPATPTQSLSSNHLEHATAIAILGKNHDKNLKTLKKVKDKYPDKDVLTVASDPDETSIMARNGANHVVEGGVALTKMVLRELSIATQRRATTSLTSIIKGAADRGLAIFLQDNPDPDAIASGVALKRIAESYEIDSTIYYGGNIGHQQNKALVNLTDTELTQVLSPEEAKEIMSKHEKVALIEASTPSKNNILPEGTIPDIIIDHHQTDLDAVKGNFVDIETKLGANSTIMTRYIKLFNIKPDPRLATVLLYGIKADTNGFTRNTTSEDMEAVAFLSPLIDHNLLKEIESPPMSSETLDIIGRAIRNREIRGSYLASFVEFITDRDALPQAAEVMLQLEGVNTVLVAGICDDRVHISSRSRDPRVNLGLLMQKAFGKNAGGHSTMAAGSIELGIFGMTSDKKALLKVTSDAIKKRFFSVVGAEFEREELGEERDYGYS, from the coding sequence ATGATAAAAGACACACACGTAATCCTGGGTTGTGGGCCAGCCGGTATAGACATTGCCCGGAAGCTCTGTGAAGATGGCAATAAGGTCGTGGTGTACGAAAACGACCCGGATATTCTGGATCGGCTAAGAAAGCTAAATCTGGGCATAGAAACAGTCCCGGCAACCCCCACACAGTCACTGTCGTCCAACCACCTTGAACATGCTACGGCCATCGCCATCCTGGGAAAAAACCATGATAAAAACCTCAAGACCCTCAAAAAAGTGAAAGACAAGTACCCGGATAAGGACGTGCTAACGGTAGCGAGCGACCCGGACGAGACCAGTATAATGGCACGGAATGGCGCAAACCATGTGGTCGAGGGGGGAGTGGCCCTGACAAAAATGGTATTGAGAGAACTCAGTATTGCCACGCAAAGACGGGCAACGACGTCACTGACCAGCATCATAAAGGGCGCAGCCGACAGGGGGCTCGCCATATTTTTACAAGATAACCCCGACCCCGACGCAATAGCATCGGGGGTCGCCCTGAAACGCATAGCCGAAAGCTATGAAATAGACAGTACTATATACTATGGAGGAAACATCGGCCATCAACAAAACAAGGCCCTCGTAAACCTGACGGACACGGAGCTGACCCAGGTCTTATCGCCCGAAGAGGCGAAGGAAATAATGTCCAAACATGAGAAAGTAGCCCTGATCGAGGCCTCCACCCCGTCCAAGAACAACATCCTGCCGGAAGGCACGATCCCGGATATCATAATAGACCACCATCAAACAGACCTAGACGCGGTCAAGGGCAATTTTGTAGACATCGAGACCAAGCTCGGCGCCAACTCCACCATAATGACCCGATACATCAAACTCTTCAACATAAAGCCGGACCCGCGGCTCGCCACCGTCCTGTTGTACGGGATAAAGGCCGATACCAACGGCTTCACGCGCAACACCACGTCCGAAGACATGGAGGCCGTTGCGTTCCTCTCGCCACTCATTGACCACAACCTCTTAAAAGAGATCGAAAGCCCTCCAATGAGTTCTGAGACCCTGGACATAATAGGCCGGGCCATTCGCAATAGAGAGATTCGAGGCTCTTACCTGGCCTCTTTTGTCGAATTTATAACCGACAGAGACGCTTTGCCCCAGGCCGCCGAGGTGATGCTGCAACTCGAAGGTGTGAACACGGTGCTGGTCGCCGGCATATGTGACGACAGGGTGCACATATCTTCACGAAGCCGCGACCCGAGGGTAAACCTGGGACTTCTAATGCAAAAGGCCTTTGGGAAAAACGCCGGCGGGCACTCGACTATGGCTGCGGGCAGTATCGAACTGGGCATCTTCGGCATGACGAGCGACAAAAAGGCCCTGCTTAAGGTAACCTCCGACGCCATAAAAAAGAGATTCTTCTCCGTGGTGGGCGCAGAATTTGAACGGGAAGAATTGGGAGAAGAAAGGGATTACGGCTACAGCTGA
- a CDS encoding prepilin peptidase — translation METGTLGLILAAVILGLIVGSFLNVCIFRLPRNESVISPGSHCTLCGSPIEWYDNIPLVSYFLLLKGKCRSCGGDISLRYPAIEALTGLMFGVFFYTSVCLAGQPLPVYIAYCVLGSALLVSSFVDLESYIIPNEITYSGIIFGPVYSLLFPVLHQQHGYYRGVDVLEGQRLDALLSSLYGMLAGGGLILFFLVFGEIVFRKEAMGMGDVKLMAMVGGVLGWKLAVITFFLAPFFALLVNIPLLLSGGLKRDHKIPYAPFLSLAALVSIRFQEPFVRFLDSRIQIFSLLWS, via the coding sequence TTGGAGACTGGTACCTTAGGCCTCATACTAGCTGCCGTAATCCTCGGATTAATCGTCGGGAGTTTTTTGAACGTCTGCATCTTCCGCCTGCCGAGGAACGAATCTGTTATCTCACCGGGTTCTCACTGTACCCTTTGTGGCAGCCCCATAGAGTGGTACGATAATATCCCGCTCGTCAGCTACTTTTTGTTGTTAAAGGGCAAATGCCGGTCCTGCGGGGGTGATATAAGCCTGCGTTATCCGGCGATAGAGGCCCTGACAGGGCTGATGTTTGGGGTGTTCTTCTATACGTCGGTCTGTTTGGCCGGCCAACCGCTTCCTGTCTATATAGCCTACTGCGTGCTGGGCAGCGCCCTTCTGGTATCGAGTTTTGTCGACCTGGAGTCGTACATAATCCCGAACGAGATTACCTACTCCGGCATAATCTTCGGCCCGGTTTACAGTCTTCTCTTCCCCGTCCTGCACCAGCAGCACGGTTATTACAGGGGTGTTGACGTTCTGGAGGGCCAGAGGCTTGATGCGCTGCTGTCGTCGTTGTATGGTATGCTGGCAGGGGGCGGGCTTATCCTGTTTTTCCTTGTGTTTGGGGAAATAGTTTTCAGGAAAGAGGCCATGGGCATGGGCGACGTCAAGTTGATGGCTATGGTAGGGGGCGTACTGGGTTGGAAACTGGCCGTGATAACGTTCTTTCTTGCCCCGTTTTTCGCCCTTCTGGTGAATATCCCACTCCTTTTAAGTGGGGGCCTGAAAAGGGACCACAAGATACCTTATGCGCCGTTCTTGTCTCTTGCCGCCCTGGTGTCTATTCGGTTTCAGGAACCGTTTGTGCGGTTTCTGGACTCTCGTATACAGATATTTTCTCTTTTATGGTCGTGA
- a CDS encoding OmpA family protein, translating into MRTKFLSPALLTACIVVLAGMPFSGCASNKGLEQGLAQRDQTILELQTQNDDLLVQMQEKDTVLESEITALQNSRDVLAAALQGTGAGVTTEGTNLIVSLPSVMLFGPGRYELKKGAKKHLSKITKVIRSNFPNAMVRVEGYTDNQPIKKLKKKFNSNWELSAARAASVLRYLISKGHINPENVYLAGFGQYHPVASNKTAAGRKKNRRVGIVVLAGGR; encoded by the coding sequence ATGCGTACTAAATTTTTATCGCCCGCTTTATTGACCGCTTGTATTGTTGTGCTTGCAGGCATGCCCTTCAGCGGCTGCGCCAGCAATAAGGGCCTTGAGCAGGGGCTGGCACAGCGTGACCAGACCATTCTGGAACTTCAGACGCAGAACGATGATTTGCTGGTGCAGATGCAAGAGAAGGATACGGTTCTCGAGTCGGAAATAACAGCGTTGCAGAACTCGAGAGATGTGCTGGCGGCGGCGTTGCAGGGTACGGGAGCCGGCGTCACGACGGAGGGCACGAATCTCATTGTCTCACTGCCCTCGGTCATGCTTTTCGGTCCGGGTCGGTACGAGCTCAAGAAGGGGGCGAAAAAACACCTCTCCAAGATAACGAAGGTAATCAGAAGCAACTTTCCCAACGCAATGGTGAGAGTGGAAGGCTATACGGACAACCAGCCAATAAAGAAATTAAAGAAGAAGTTTAACTCTAACTGGGAACTCTCAGCAGCCCGTGCCGCATCCGTACTCCGATACCTCATAAGCAAGGGCCATATAAACCCGGAGAACGTTTACCTTGCGGGCTTCGGACAATATCACCCCGTTGCCAGCAACAAAACAGCCGCCGGCAGGAAGAAGAACAGAAGGGTAGGTATTGTTGTGTTGGCCGGGGGACGCTGA